The following coding sequences are from one Thermostaphylospora chromogena window:
- the lnt gene encoding apolipoprotein N-acyltransferase, translating into MSSPSTAEPDASPGGGAPSTGEASETKETAGENGTPRPDDLHDPAEAGSADPARAGGRAALPARGGSARSRWARVGMAVAGGLLLYLAFPAASLWFLAPPGVGLLALSVRGSRVRTAAFLGYLGGAAFLLPTLAWERVVGVDAWLGVVALISLFHAALGAGTALVARLPGWPVWTACLWVAMEAARSVFPFGGFPWARLAFSQSESVFTPYAALGGAPLVTFAVALCGTLLAAAALRVSGRPRGRSETPARPGGIARLGDGPRAVVTAVCALAVAVLGYAVPRPGAEEGGTVRVGIVQGNVPGEGIRPFGNEPAIVLRNHTGKVHEMAAAVRAGELPKPDLVILPENSTDIDPYRNEYARQAIDAAVKDIGVPVLVGAVVAIGDAHRATRSLVWDPVTGPGAYYDKRKLVPFGEYTPLQDLVLALWERARLVGRQSIPGTRDGDLRMGPVTVGAVNCYEVAFDDVVRGTVRAGGAVLAVQTNNATYALSDQPWQQLAMSQLRAVEHNRAVVAAAITGVSAYVTPEGRIAWHTAEKTADMNVVTVPIRTEQTIATRIGSAPEWALILVGAGALAAAAWRGRRRVIHRAARGGNESS; encoded by the coding sequence GTGTCTTCGCCGTCTACCGCCGAGCCCGACGCTTCCCCCGGCGGGGGAGCGCCGTCGACGGGAGAGGCGTCCGAGACCAAGGAGACCGCCGGCGAGAACGGCACGCCCCGCCCGGACGACCTTCACGATCCCGCCGAGGCCGGAAGCGCCGACCCCGCCCGGGCGGGCGGCCGGGCGGCTCTTCCGGCACGGGGCGGTTCCGCACGATCGCGATGGGCGCGCGTGGGCATGGCCGTGGCGGGCGGTCTCCTGCTGTACCTCGCCTTCCCCGCGGCGAGCCTGTGGTTCCTCGCCCCGCCCGGCGTCGGCCTGCTGGCCCTGTCGGTGCGCGGCAGCCGCGTCCGCACCGCAGCGTTCCTGGGCTACCTGGGCGGGGCGGCCTTCCTGCTGCCCACGCTGGCGTGGGAGCGGGTCGTCGGGGTCGACGCCTGGCTGGGCGTGGTCGCGCTGATCTCGCTGTTCCACGCCGCCCTGGGCGCGGGAACGGCCCTGGTGGCGCGGCTGCCCGGATGGCCGGTGTGGACGGCGTGCCTGTGGGTGGCCATGGAGGCGGCGCGCAGCGTCTTCCCCTTCGGCGGCTTCCCCTGGGCCCGGCTCGCCTTCAGCCAGAGCGAGTCGGTCTTCACCCCCTACGCCGCGCTCGGCGGCGCCCCGCTGGTCACCTTCGCCGTCGCGCTGTGCGGCACACTGCTCGCGGCCGCGGCCCTGCGGGTGAGCGGCAGGCCCCGCGGCCGATCCGAGACGCCCGCCCGGCCCGGCGGGATCGCCCGGCTCGGCGACGGCCCGCGCGCCGTCGTGACCGCGGTCTGCGCCCTGGCCGTCGCCGTGCTCGGATACGCCGTCCCCCGGCCCGGCGCCGAGGAGGGCGGGACGGTACGGGTCGGGATCGTGCAGGGCAACGTACCGGGGGAGGGCATCCGGCCGTTCGGCAACGAGCCCGCGATAGTCCTGCGCAACCACACCGGCAAGGTCCACGAGATGGCGGCGGCCGTGCGCGCGGGCGAACTGCCCAAGCCCGACCTGGTGATCCTGCCGGAGAACTCCACGGACATCGACCCCTACCGCAACGAGTACGCCCGCCAGGCCATCGACGCGGCGGTCAAGGACATCGGCGTGCCGGTGCTGGTCGGCGCCGTGGTCGCCATCGGCGACGCACATCGCGCCACCCGCAGCCTGGTGTGGGATCCGGTCACCGGGCCGGGCGCCTACTACGACAAGCGGAAACTCGTGCCCTTCGGCGAATACACCCCTCTGCAGGACCTCGTGCTGGCGCTGTGGGAGCGGGCCAGGCTGGTCGGACGGCAGTCGATACCCGGCACCAGGGACGGCGACCTGCGGATGGGACCGGTGACGGTGGGCGCGGTCAACTGCTACGAGGTGGCCTTCGACGACGTGGTGCGGGGCACGGTGCGCGCCGGCGGCGCGGTGCTGGCCGTGCAGACCAACAACGCCACCTACGCGCTGAGCGACCAGCCGTGGCAGCAGCTGGCCATGTCCCAGCTGCGCGCCGTGGAGCACAACCGCGCGGTGGTCGCCGCCGCGATCACCGGCGTCTCCGCCTACGTCACCCCCGAGGGGCGCATCGCCTGGCACACCGCCGAGAAGACGGCCGACATGAACGTGGTGACCGTCCCGATCCGGACGGAACAGACCATCGCCACGAGGATCGGCTCGGCGCCGGAGTGGGCACTGATACTGGTGGGCGCCGGAGCACTGGCCGCCGCGGCATGGCGAGGGAGGCGTAGGGTGATCCATCGAGCTGCACGGGGCGGAAACGAGAGTTCATGA